From a region of the Cyclopterus lumpus isolate fCycLum1 chromosome 5, fCycLum1.pri, whole genome shotgun sequence genome:
- the LOC117730987 gene encoding LIM domain and actin-binding protein 1-like, whose product MESGPFNRRSWAAQSLRVTAKELSLSGRGKNNAIAERFSKYQKAAEVSSSEKKKGSSESASPKLRLGNLSALKKRWEQAQVKPSSVPAPSQSSTRCRLPALARPASITEPRPPLKSPGLPTDQGGQLTASCVLQPGAAPEASEGEEQRGMDRNELTHHGRPEKLDEKVPTSLCASYEKPRVPLTNLKMKFERGEDIMGKGGRTTLRSTSSEDMDQHGLSVHDRVLDSTSMKEKMAKYQAAVFKQGTSRSGLDPEVPAPKTCAPVNQNHNPAPECNGESSEQPKASRKFSPPVKETCIACRKTVYPLERLMALQHVYHKSCFRCVHCNTKLSLGSYASLHGNVYCKPHFSQLFKAKGNYDEGFGHRPHKELWEPREDGDQGEEEVTPKEQEEPAVVTRPAESISDKQETPTVETSPQVKVTDLTALLETRVQTHARSGEKLESTEKLAEKRRLRIAWPPPADEGHSGTEALSPVTEGVSSGRPWRSKWPPGDEEPSSFQSSDQAELKSLRRSSSLKERIRPFTIAAKPSPATNMGPREPRRPLKSLLEWRTSFEEKQSSGEPPKENKLEHQQGKQQEKKEKTMPQIQSQDTANEHEAILEEDVEREQQEERKKRVQRGKAAAEKMVVEEGSLRSISPEISPSPSPPLQPKQNRASQDVGFWEEDKEGSDAEELSAEDIIKRNRYYDEEDSDS is encoded by the exons ATGGAAAGTGGTCCATTCAATCGACGTTCCTGGGCGGCACAGTCCCTGCGTGTCACTGCGAAGGAGCTGTCCCTCAGCGGCCGAGGGAAAAACAACGCCATTGCTGAACGCTTCTCCAA gtACCAGAAAGCTGCTGAGGTGTCCAGTTccgagaagaaaaaagga TCTTCTGAGAGTGCATCACCCAAACTGCGGTTAGGCAACCTCAGTGCTCTGAAGAAGCGCTGGGAGCAGGCACAGGTGAAGCCTTCTTCGGTCCCAGCTCCTAGCCAGTCGAGCACTCGCTGCAGGCTTCCTGCTCTGGCCAGGCCTGCTTCTATCACTGAGCCCCGTCCTCCATTAAAGAGCCCTGGCCTGCCCACCGATCAGGGAGGTCAGCTCACAGCCAGTTGTGTCCTGCAGCCCGGAGCAGCTCCAGAAGCATCCGAAGGTGAAGAGCAGAGGGGGATGGACAGGAATGAGCTGACACACCATGGAAGACCTGAAAAGCTTGATGAGAAGGTTCCAACCAGCCTGTGTGCCTCTTATGAAAAACCCAGAGTGCCACTGACCAACCTGAAGATGAAGTTTGAGAGGGGAGAGGATATCATGGGCAAG GGTGGCAGGACGACACTACGCAGTACTTCATCAGAGGACATGGACCAACATG GTCTGTCTGTGCATGACAGAGTTCTGGATTCCACATccatgaaggagaagatggcCAAATACCAGGCTGCCGTTTTTAAACAAGGCACCTCTCGCTCT GGTCTGGACCCAGAGGTGCCTGCTCCTAAAACATGTGCACCAGTAAATCAGAACCACAATCCTGCACCTGAGTGCAATG GGGAGAGCAGCGAGCAACCCAAAGCATCAAGA AAGTTCAGCCCACCGGTGAAGGAGACGTGCATTGCTTGTCGGAAGACGGTGTACCCGCTGGAGAGACTGATGGCTCTTCAACATGTCTACCACAAAAGTTGCTTTCGCTGTGTTCACTGCAACACAAAGCTCAG TCTTGGGAGTTATGCCTCTCTGCATGGCAACGTCTACTGCAAGCCCCATTTCAGCCAGCTGTTTAAAGCTAAAGGCAACTACGATGAGGGCTTTGGCCATCGGCCTCACAAGGAGCTTTGGGAGCCTCGTGAAGATGGAGACCAAGGTGAGGAAGAGGTGACGCCAAAGGAACAAGAGGAACCAGCAGTGGTGACGCGTCCAGCTGAGAGTATCTCAGACAAACAGGAGACCCCAACTGTTGAAACATCCCCACAGGTAAAGGTGACAGACCTAACTGCCTTACTTGAGACACGTGTGCAGACACACGCCAGGTCTGGGGAGAAGCTTGAGTCTACAGAGAAGCTGGCTGAGAAACGCAGGCTGAGGATCGCCTGGCCTCCCCCAGCTGACGAAGGCCACTCTGGGACAGAAGCACTTAGTCCAGTCACAGAGGGAGTTTCTTCTGGCCGACCCTGGAGATCCAAGTGGCCCCCAGGGGACGAGGAGCCATCATCCTTCCAGAGCTCAGACCAAGCTGAACTGAAGAGCCTGAGGAGGAGCTCTTCTCTAAAGGAGCGCATACGGCCTTTTACAATCGCAGCTAAACCCAGCCCCGCAACCAATATGGGACCCAGGGAACCTCGTCGCCCTCTCAAATCCCTGCTGGAATGGAGAACATCATTCGAGGAAAAACAATCATCTGGAGAACCACCCAAAGAGAATAAGCTGGAGCATCAGCAAGGGAAACagcaggagaaaaaagagaagacgaTGCCTCAAATTCAGAGCCAAGACACAGCTAATGAACATGAGGCCATCTTAGAGGAGGACGTGGAGAGAGAGcaacaggaagaaagaaagaaacgagTACAGAGAGGAAAGGCAGCAGCAGAGAAGATGGTGGTAGAAGAAGGCTCTCTTCGAAGCATCTCCCCAGAAATCTCACCGTCCCCATCTCCACCGTTACAGCCAAAACAAAACCGCGCCTCCCAGGATGTGGGCTTCTGGGAGGAGGACAAGGAAGGAAGTGATGCAGAGGAGCTGAGTGCAGAGGATATAATCAAGAGGAACCGCTACTATGACGAGGAGGACTCTGACTCATAG